A genomic stretch from Mya arenaria isolate MELC-2E11 chromosome 10, ASM2691426v1 includes:
- the LOC128205942 gene encoding cell death abnormality protein 1-like, translated as MKSLILVLLWATSCSTVTVLIDGVEVDCSLDCVCCQGGEGRCGYASVYGDNVCFDGCVDGIYGSRCHNPCPGNCNTCEQIIGRRCYSCQDIFYDTDNFCYVTCSVGYDEGTCNDNGTCRCKANFEGSKCDICIPGSFGTDCSNVCDHKNCICTTGSDCTSCKKGFNDKSTFCQTPCSRGCLNGVCNDDGGCKCLQRFADSLCSECISGYYGVQCDIPCPSGCMSGTCMENGTCYKCVSGFYGERCKMKCSDGCSAGLCTIDGTCTCRVNLNGNNCETCTAGKYENNCQHVCSVSCSTTFCDRSEGYCSCLPNFSGNKCDTCTQEAYGLACDLHCSDKCIDGMCSRLDGACIIGCVDGYSGIDFTETCNLTCATCQQYDESYCEPCFNEYSGSTCICPKNCACEEGSDSCTSCVNMYSNLEYQCKCHTKYCKGNNCNFCINSTYYVHEGLESCCPCSTFCKDAICSSQHQCLNGCENGMYGNDCSKKCSDLDHMCQNCTQVNGVCTKCSRGFYHDFDGHCIACSPTCIGSSCNSTDGRCLAGCIDGHWGESV; from the exons ATGAAAAGCCTGATACTCGTTTTACTGTGGGCAACATCATGTTCGACAG tGACTGTGTTAATAGACGGAGTGGAAGTGGACTGCAGTTTGGACTGTGTTTGTTGTCAAGGAGGAGAGGGACGATGTGGATATGCATCAGTTTATGGAGATAACGTTTGTTTTGATGGCTGTGTTGACGGAATCTATGGCTCGAGATGTCACAACCCATGTCCAGGTAACTGTAATACGTGTGAACAAATCATCGGCCGCCGATGTTACAGTTGTcaagatatattttatgatacaGACAATTTCTGTTATGTGACCTGTTCAGTCGGATATGATGAGGGAACCTGTAACGATAATGGAACCTGTCGATGTAAAGCCAATTTTGAAGGAAGTAAATGTGACATATGCATACCAGGAAGCTTCGGCACAGATTGCTCTAACGTTTGCGATCATAAGAATTGCATATGTACGACTGGTTCTGATTGTACTTCATGTAAAAAGGGATTTAATGACAAGAGCACCTTCTGTCAAACACCTTGTTCCAGAGGTTGTTTGAATGGCGTATGCAATGACGATGGAGGTTGTAAATGTCTCCAAAGATTTGCTGATTCTCTTTGTTCAGAATGCATTTCTGGATATTATGGAGTACAGTGTGATATTCCATGTCCTAGCGGGTGTATGAGTGGAACATGTATGGAAAACGGAACATGCTATAAATGCGTATCTGGTTTTTACGGGGAGAGATGCAAGATGAAATGTTCTGATGGCTGCAGCGCTGGACTTTGCACAATAGATGGTACATGTACCTGCAGGGTCAATTTAAACGGTAACAACTGTGAAACTTGTACAGCagggaaatatgaaaacaattgccAACACGTATGTAGTGTCAGTTGTTCTACAACTTTCTGTGACAGAAGCGAAGGATACTGCAGCTGCCTTCCGAATTTTTCAGGAAATAAATGTGATACTTGCACACAGGAAGCATATGGACTGGCATGTGACTTACACTGTTCAGATAAGTGTATTGATGGGATGTGCTCACGACTCGACGGCGCTTGCATTATCGGCTGTGTTGATGGTTATTCGGGTATCGATTTTACAGAAACTTGTAACTTGACCTGTGCAACATGTCAACAGTATGATGAATCATATTGTGAACCATGCTTTAATGAATATTCTGGATCAACATGCATATGCCCTAAGAACTGCGCATGTGAAGAAGGCAGTGATTCATGCACTTCATGTGTTAATATGTACTCAAATCTGGAATACCAATGCAAATGTCATACAAAGTACTGTAAAGGAAATAACTGCAATTTTTGTATAAACAGTACATACTATGTTCATGAGGGCCTAGAAAGTTGCTGCCCGTGTTCAACCTTCTGTAAAGACGCAATTTGTTCTTCACAACACCAATGTCTAAATGGGTGTGAAAATGGTATGTATGGTAATGATTGTTCCAAGAAGTGCTCAGATCTTGACCATATGTGCCAGAATTGCACTCAAGTTAACGGAGTTTGCACAAAATGCAGCCGGGGATTTTACCATGATTTCGACGGACATTGTATCGCATGTAGCCCTACATGTATCGGTAGTTCATGTAATTCAACCGACGGGCGGTGTCTCGCAGGATGCATTGACGGTCACTGGGGGGAGTCAGTGTGA